From a single Anomaloglossus baeobatrachus isolate aAnoBae1 chromosome 8, aAnoBae1.hap1, whole genome shotgun sequence genomic region:
- the LOC142249301 gene encoding beta-1,3-galactosyltransferase 1-like isoform X1 — MRLGAKTTSTVSRYVGMDPNLLSDGVFKRIEVKNCNMNYFRKAFFKQSHCSKKTVKLQLFFILVLLTLTLLILSNSIWYALSLVSPGHLQSGIFKLSWNFQKNDTGKVNDFNIEQSQNESRNPSSTTITMAKMADNVDKTQYEYIINEPDKCKEHVPFLVLLITVQRWQLKARMAIRKTWGREDFLPGVNILRLFFLGKDPNMNNEEENALLEESQVFHDIIQQDYLDTYRNLTIKVLMGLNWITTYCPHALYIMKTDSDMFVNTDNLVNKLLQPNQTARKDYFTGCLMVNGSPIRNVNSKWYVSPDEYPEEKYPSFCSGTGYVLSGDLSHKIIKIFPNVKWVHLEDVFIGLCLDKLGVEPVSSPPNSEFNNWRVMYSGCKYHNIVTSHEMSPIEIQYYWGKLQDSKRHCL; from the coding sequence ATGGTGTGTTCAAAAGAATAGAAGTCAAGAATTGCAATATGAATTATTTCAGGAAGGCTTTTTTTAAACAGTCACACTGCAGTAAGAAGACTGTTAAACTGCAATTGTTCTTTATTTTGGTTCTTCTCACTTTGACTCTGCTGATTTTAAGTAATTCTATTTGGTATGCACTGAGTTTAGTAAGTCCTGGTCATTTGCAAAGTGGGATTTTTAAATTGTCATGGAACTTTCAAAAAAATGATACAGGAAAAGTGAATGACTTCAACATTGAACAATCACAAAATGAATCAAGAAATCCTTCATCTACTACAATAACTATGGCTAAAATGGCTGACAATGTAGACAAAACACAATATGAGTATATTATCAATGAGCCTGATAAATGCAAGGAACATGTTCCATTTTTAGTTCTGCTTATAACTGTGCAAAGATGGCAGCTAAAAGCTCGTATGGCCATAAGAAAAACATGGGGAAGAGAAGATTTTCTGCCAGGAGTCAATATACTTAGGTTATTTTTCCTCGGTAAAGACCCCAACATGAATAATGAAGAGGAAAATGCTCTTTTAGAAGAAAGTCAAGTATTTCATGACATTATCCAACAGGATTACCTGGACACATACAGAAACCTCACCATTAAGGTACTGATGGGTTTGAACTGGATAACCACATACTGTCCCCACGCTTTATATATAATGAAGACAGACAGCGACATGTTTGTTAATACTGACAATTTAGTCAACAAGCTTCTCCAACCAAATCAAACAGCAAGAAAAGATTATTTCACAGGATGTTTAATGGTTAATGGTTCACCCATTCGAAATGTAAATAGCAAGTGGTATGTCTCACCAGATGAATATCCTGAAGAAAAATATCCTTCTTTTTGTTCTGGGACTGGATACGTGCTCTCAGGTGACCTCTCCCACAAAATAATCAAAATCTTTCCAAATGTTAAATGGGTACACCTGGAGGATGTGTTTATTGGTTTATGCCTTGATAAATTAGGAGTTGAACCAGTGTCTTCACCCCCAAACTCTGAGTTTAATAACTGGAGAGTCATGTATTCAGGCTGCAAATACCACAATATTGTTACATCCCATGAAATGAGTCCTATAGAAATACAGTACTACTGGGGCAAACTACAAGACTCTAAACGTCACTGTTTATAA
- the LOC142249301 gene encoding beta-1,3-galactosyltransferase 1-like isoform X2 — protein sequence MASVLRGDKRDGIDSEDVTYKDGVFKRIEVKNCNMNYFRKAFFKQSHCSKKTVKLQLFFILVLLTLTLLILSNSIWYALSLVSPGHLQSGIFKLSWNFQKNDTGKVNDFNIEQSQNESRNPSSTTITMAKMADNVDKTQYEYIINEPDKCKEHVPFLVLLITVQRWQLKARMAIRKTWGREDFLPGVNILRLFFLGKDPNMNNEEENALLEESQVFHDIIQQDYLDTYRNLTIKVLMGLNWITTYCPHALYIMKTDSDMFVNTDNLVNKLLQPNQTARKDYFTGCLMVNGSPIRNVNSKWYVSPDEYPEEKYPSFCSGTGYVLSGDLSHKIIKIFPNVKWVHLEDVFIGLCLDKLGVEPVSSPPNSEFNNWRVMYSGCKYHNIVTSHEMSPIEIQYYWGKLQDSKRHCL from the coding sequence ATGGTGTGTTCAAAAGAATAGAAGTCAAGAATTGCAATATGAATTATTTCAGGAAGGCTTTTTTTAAACAGTCACACTGCAGTAAGAAGACTGTTAAACTGCAATTGTTCTTTATTTTGGTTCTTCTCACTTTGACTCTGCTGATTTTAAGTAATTCTATTTGGTATGCACTGAGTTTAGTAAGTCCTGGTCATTTGCAAAGTGGGATTTTTAAATTGTCATGGAACTTTCAAAAAAATGATACAGGAAAAGTGAATGACTTCAACATTGAACAATCACAAAATGAATCAAGAAATCCTTCATCTACTACAATAACTATGGCTAAAATGGCTGACAATGTAGACAAAACACAATATGAGTATATTATCAATGAGCCTGATAAATGCAAGGAACATGTTCCATTTTTAGTTCTGCTTATAACTGTGCAAAGATGGCAGCTAAAAGCTCGTATGGCCATAAGAAAAACATGGGGAAGAGAAGATTTTCTGCCAGGAGTCAATATACTTAGGTTATTTTTCCTCGGTAAAGACCCCAACATGAATAATGAAGAGGAAAATGCTCTTTTAGAAGAAAGTCAAGTATTTCATGACATTATCCAACAGGATTACCTGGACACATACAGAAACCTCACCATTAAGGTACTGATGGGTTTGAACTGGATAACCACATACTGTCCCCACGCTTTATATATAATGAAGACAGACAGCGACATGTTTGTTAATACTGACAATTTAGTCAACAAGCTTCTCCAACCAAATCAAACAGCAAGAAAAGATTATTTCACAGGATGTTTAATGGTTAATGGTTCACCCATTCGAAATGTAAATAGCAAGTGGTATGTCTCACCAGATGAATATCCTGAAGAAAAATATCCTTCTTTTTGTTCTGGGACTGGATACGTGCTCTCAGGTGACCTCTCCCACAAAATAATCAAAATCTTTCCAAATGTTAAATGGGTACACCTGGAGGATGTGTTTATTGGTTTATGCCTTGATAAATTAGGAGTTGAACCAGTGTCTTCACCCCCAAACTCTGAGTTTAATAACTGGAGAGTCATGTATTCAGGCTGCAAATACCACAATATTGTTACATCCCATGAAATGAGTCCTATAGAAATACAGTACTACTGGGGCAAACTACAAGACTCTAAACGTCACTGTTTATAA